The proteins below come from a single Dehalococcoidia bacterium genomic window:
- the speE gene encoding polyamine aminopropyltransferase, which yields MNKNQWFSDQITPGMIQQYRIEKVLYTGKSKYQAVQFVEMSGLGRCLILDGKIQSSELDEFIYHESLVHVSMLANANPKKVLIAGGGEGATTREVLAHPSVKKVVMVDLDGEVVDMCRKLLPSYHQGSFDDKRLELIHDDAWKYIEHTKEKFDVIVLDLPEPIDAGPAYKLSTIEFYEMVKSRLAKGGTVSLQSGASAWGNHLLFTAMINTLKQVFPIVRPYDAFIPSYGGTWGFAFASVDVKPVAASKIDGLIKARINKPPRSFDAISYRRLFALPKHLRKAIADEKTVITVDRPYLIYTPEK from the coding sequence ATGAATAAGAATCAGTGGTTCTCCGATCAGATCACCCCCGGCATGATCCAGCAGTACCGCATCGAGAAGGTGCTGTATACCGGCAAGTCCAAATATCAGGCGGTACAATTCGTTGAGATGTCCGGTCTCGGACGCTGTCTCATCCTCGACGGCAAGATACAGTCCAGCGAGCTCGACGAGTTCATCTACCACGAATCTTTGGTTCACGTCTCCATGCTGGCCAACGCCAACCCGAAGAAGGTTCTCATAGCCGGAGGCGGCGAGGGCGCGACGACGCGGGAGGTGCTGGCGCATCCGTCGGTAAAAAAAGTCGTCATGGTAGACCTCGACGGCGAAGTGGTTGATATGTGCCGCAAGCTGCTGCCTTCTTACCATCAGGGCTCGTTCGATGACAAACGCCTGGAGCTGATACACGACGACGCGTGGAAGTACATCGAACATACGAAAGAGAAATTCGATGTCATCGTTCTCGACCTGCCGGAGCCGATAGACGCCGGGCCCGCGTATAAGCTGTCAACGATCGAATTTTATGAAATGGTGAAAAGTCGATTAGCTAAAGGCGGCACCGTTTCCCTGCAGTCCGGCGCCAGCGCCTGGGGCAACCACCTGCTTTTTACCGCCATGATAAACACCCTCAAGCAGGTCTTTCCCATCGTGCGCCCGTACGACGCCTTCATCCCCAGCTACGGCGGCACCTGGGGCTTCGCCTTCGCCTCGGTCGATGTCAAGCCAGTCGCGGCCTCCAAAATCGACGGCCTCATCAAGGCCCGCATCAACAAGCCCCCGCGCTCGTTCGATGCTATCTCCTACCGGCGCCTCTTCGCATTGCCCAAACACCTGCGCAAAGCCATCGCCGACGAGAAGACGGTCATCACCGTCGACAGGCCGTACCTGATTTATACGCCGGAAAAGTAG
- the speD gene encoding adenosylmethionine decarboxylase: MHALGKHVILELHDCDRKLLSNCEFLRETLLEACRRAGATILSNSFHVFSPYDGVSGVIIIAESHLSIHTWPEYCYAAVDIFACGDSLHPEKAVEFMVQELKAGNHSFTELKRGILKSLVFNE, translated from the coding sequence TTGCACGCACTGGGTAAACACGTAATACTTGAGCTTCACGACTGCGACCGCAAGCTGCTGAGCAACTGCGAGTTCCTGCGGGAGACGCTGCTCGAAGCGTGCAGGCGCGCCGGCGCGACCATATTAAGCAACTCCTTCCATGTCTTTTCTCCTTACGACGGGGTCAGCGGCGTCATCATTATCGCAGAATCTCATCTTTCAATCCATACCTGGCCGGAATACTGCTACGCCGCGGTCGACATATTCGCCTGCGGCGATTCCCTGCATCCGGAGAAGGCGGTGGAGTTCATGGTGCAGGAGCTCAAGGCGGGCAATCATTCATTTACCGAGTTGAAGCGCGGAATTTTGAAATCGCTTGTCTTCAATGAATAA
- a CDS encoding universal stress protein, which translates to MFRKILVCLDGSSLSEQILQYASEETVHAEKEVVLLRVVPFSHSTTIAVPGVISSIPPSPSGPEQLAAEETEAKEYLDAKAEALKSIGINVECVVMVGNSGESIVNYAHENKIDLIAIATHGRSGFKKMLFGSVTEYVIQNSKLPILLIKPK; encoded by the coding sequence ATGTTCAGGAAGATTCTCGTATGCTTGGACGGTTCCAGCTTATCGGAGCAGATACTGCAATACGCGTCAGAGGAGACCGTACACGCTGAAAAAGAGGTAGTGCTTCTGCGCGTGGTGCCTTTCTCACACAGTACGACCATCGCCGTTCCCGGCGTCATATCGAGCATCCCGCCGTCGCCGTCAGGTCCGGAGCAGCTTGCGGCTGAGGAGACGGAAGCCAAAGAATACCTGGATGCCAAAGCGGAAGCCTTGAAGAGCATAGGGATAAATGTGGAATGTGTCGTAATGGTGGGCAATTCAGGCGAATCGATAGTGAACTACGCCCATGAGAACAAGATAGACCTGATAGCCATAGCCACCCACGGACGCAGCGGCTTTAAGAAGATGCTCTTCGGCAGCGTGACAGAATACGTGATACAGAACTCCAAGCTTCCTATACTGCTGATCAAACCTAAATAA
- a CDS encoding SDR family NAD(P)-dependent oxidoreductase — MGDRLKGKVAIVTGAGRGIGRCHALALAAEGARIVVNDLGVAADGSGTDQSPAQQVADEIIKAGGEAIASYGNVTKLEDCQKTVQDAVDKWNRVDILINNAGVLRDRMVFNMSAEEWDVVIKTHLYGHFNCIRAAASEMRRQHGGFIVNTSSESGLGQMGQANYSSAKEGIVGLTRTVARDLGRYGIICNAIRPRAGTRMTMNESVQAAWSKGGGSGLGAAPGETLEEYLPPPEYVSPFVVFLCTEEAAKANINGRTFLVVGGQIGLFSEPELTKIIKKDWQKQGPWTLDELIARVPKELAEGLVNPSPPKEEKKK, encoded by the coding sequence ATGGGGGATAGACTGAAGGGCAAGGTGGCCATCGTCACCGGAGCGGGCCGGGGCATCGGGCGCTGTCACGCGCTGGCGCTGGCCGCCGAGGGCGCCAGGATAGTAGTAAACGACCTGGGCGTCGCCGCCGACGGCAGCGGCACCGACCAGTCGCCGGCGCAGCAGGTCGCCGACGAGATTATCAAGGCCGGAGGCGAGGCCATAGCCAGCTACGGCAACGTGACCAAGCTGGAGGACTGCCAGAAGACGGTCCAGGATGCGGTGGACAAGTGGAACCGCGTCGACATCCTTATCAACAACGCCGGCGTCCTGCGCGACCGCATGGTGTTCAATATGAGCGCCGAGGAGTGGGACGTCGTTATCAAGACACACCTCTACGGCCACTTCAACTGCATCAGGGCCGCTGCCAGCGAGATGCGCCGCCAGCACGGGGGGTTCATCGTCAACACATCCTCCGAGTCCGGCCTGGGCCAAATGGGCCAGGCTAACTACAGCTCGGCCAAGGAAGGCATCGTAGGGCTCACCCGCACCGTGGCGCGCGACCTGGGCCGGTATGGCATCATCTGCAACGCGATCCGGCCGCGCGCGGGCACGCGCATGACCATGAACGAGTCGGTGCAGGCAGCGTGGAGCAAGGGGGGAGGCTCCGGCCTCGGCGCCGCCCCCGGCGAGACGCTTGAAGAATACCTCCCGCCGCCGGAGTATGTTTCCCCGTTCGTCGTCTTCCTCTGTACCGAAGAGGCGGCGAAGGCTAACATCAACGGCCGCACCTTCCTTGTCGTCGGCGGGCAGATCGGGCTTTTCTCCGAACCAGAGTTGACTAAAATCATTAAGAAGGACTGGCAGAAGCAGGGCCCCTGGACGCTGGACGAGCTCATCGCACGCGTGCCAAAAGAGCTGGCGGAAGGACTGGTAAATCCTTCGCCGCCGAAGGAAGAGAAGAAGAAGTAA
- a CDS encoding MaoC/PaaZ C-terminal domain-containing protein: protein MTHHNKKQLYFEDVNVGDAVTTVPKVATSRMLVQWAGASGDFNPLHYEDDFAKAMWVNSPIVHGQLKRAWLGHLVTSWIGDEGTVKMLSCQFRGMDYPRKMKTMDEPHEGDTYQCKGKVKAKRQENGENLVDIEIWVENGQGVKNTPGSATVALPSKK from the coding sequence ATGACGCATCATAATAAAAAACAGCTGTATTTTGAAGATGTAAATGTCGGCGACGCGGTGACCACGGTTCCCAAGGTGGCCACCAGCCGCATGCTGGTGCAGTGGGCCGGCGCTTCGGGCGACTTCAATCCTCTGCATTACGAAGACGATTTCGCCAAGGCGATGTGGGTCAACAGCCCCATCGTCCACGGCCAACTGAAGCGCGCATGGCTGGGCCATCTGGTAACAAGCTGGATTGGCGACGAGGGCACCGTGAAGATGCTCTCCTGCCAGTTCCGCGGCATGGACTACCCGCGCAAGATGAAGACCATGGACGAGCCCCATGAGGGCGACACATATCAGTGCAAGGGCAAAGTCAAGGCCAAGCGCCAGGAGAACGGCGAGAATCTCGTCGACATAGAGATCTGGGTCGAGAACGGTCAAGGCGTGAAGAACACCCCGGGCAGCGCCACTGTCGCTCTCCCCTCTAAGAAATAG
- a CDS encoding TldD/PmbA family protein: MEKILDLAKKVAEEAEVYMVKSTETPVVWEANRLKMMESGESTSISLRIIRNGRIGFASTTRLDQPQALVEMAVETSQFGAEARFELPSLQEYPAVDVYDAEASKIDIDDMVNMGNGLIETLLAHTPELVCEASIGKAESEVRIINSRGGQAGYRKSFFDISVEGNLIRGTDMLFVGEMDVSCHPIRDFKKIAESTISQLELAKRTASISTGRMPVILTPKGVINALGTPMALAVNGKMVLEGASPLGGKIGQQLFDARLTIWDDPTVSYLPASRPCDSEGVASRRTTLIDNGTVGGFLYDLQTAALAGTSSTGSGVRARGSLPSPSTSAVIVKEGDAGYGEMIRDIKEGLVVEMLIGAGQGNVLGGEFGGNVLLGYKIENGELVGRVKDTMISGNIYESLKEIRAVGREAQWVAGSFKTPAICLSNLSIASKGQKSCL; the protein is encoded by the coding sequence CCTCAAGATGATGGAGAGCGGCGAGTCGACATCTATATCCCTGCGCATCATCAGGAACGGGCGTATCGGCTTTGCATCGACGACGCGGCTGGACCAGCCTCAGGCGCTGGTAGAGATGGCGGTTGAGACCTCGCAGTTCGGCGCGGAGGCCCGGTTCGAGCTGCCTTCTCTTCAGGAATATCCCGCGGTCGATGTATACGATGCCGAAGCAAGCAAAATCGACATCGACGATATGGTGAATATGGGCAACGGGCTCATCGAGACGCTGCTGGCCCATACGCCGGAGCTGGTATGCGAGGCTTCGATAGGCAAAGCGGAGAGCGAGGTGCGCATAATCAACTCGCGCGGCGGGCAGGCCGGCTACCGCAAGAGCTTCTTCGATATCAGCGTGGAAGGCAATCTCATCCGCGGCACCGACATGCTCTTCGTCGGCGAGATGGACGTCTCATGCCATCCCATACGCGATTTCAAGAAGATAGCAGAATCGACGATTTCACAATTGGAGCTGGCGAAACGGACGGCGTCGATTTCCACGGGGCGCATGCCCGTGATCCTTACCCCTAAAGGCGTCATAAATGCCCTGGGCACGCCGATGGCGCTGGCGGTTAATGGAAAGATGGTGCTTGAAGGGGCGTCGCCCCTGGGCGGGAAAATCGGGCAGCAGCTGTTCGACGCGCGGCTGACGATATGGGACGACCCCACCGTCAGCTACCTGCCGGCCAGCCGCCCCTGCGACAGCGAGGGCGTAGCCAGCCGGCGGACGACGCTTATCGATAACGGAACAGTCGGCGGCTTTCTCTACGACCTGCAGACGGCGGCTCTGGCGGGCACCAGCAGCACCGGCAGCGGCGTCCGCGCCAGAGGCAGCCTTCCCTCCCCATCCACGAGCGCGGTCATAGTGAAGGAAGGCGACGCCGGCTACGGCGAGATGATCCGCGACATCAAAGAGGGGCTGGTGGTGGAGATGCTCATCGGGGCGGGGCAGGGCAACGTGCTCGGCGGCGAATTCGGCGGCAACGTGCTGCTGGGATACAAGATAGAGAACGGCGAGCTGGTGGGCCGGGTCAAGGACACGATGATCTCCGGCAACATATATGAATCGCTGAAGGAGATACGGGCCGTCGGACGCGAGGCGCAGTGGGTCGCCGGGTCGTTCAAGACGCCCGCCATCTGCCTCTCTAATCTGTCGATAGCGAGCAAGGGGCAGAAGAGTTGTCTTTAG
- a CDS encoding serpin family protein, producing the protein MKKLILSIMAGALVISVAACSAGAPGATIIASEVQRDTSPSVAGSDITALVDGNSEFAFDMFQELKEQDGNLFYSPYSISLALAMTYAGARTETATEMADVFHFTLPQEQMHPAFNWLDLELISRGETAKGQDDEGFRLHIANAIWGQKDYTFLDGFLDTLGLNYGAGLRILDFINEPEPSRITINDWVSDETEGKIEDLIPQGVIDSMTRLVLTNAIYFNAAWLNQFYSESTGDGEFNLIDGVSVTVPMMAQSESFAYVDGDGYQAVEMLYNGSEMSMVVLLPDGGEFESFEDGLDSAFVDQIIASLEFSEVDLVMPRFEYEYECGLSDTLAGMGMPTAFSEGADFSGMTGNFDLFIGDVLHKAYVSVDEEGTEAAAATAVIMQLTAMPAEPVQMTVDRPFIFLIRDIETGTILFVGRVMDPSA; encoded by the coding sequence ATGAAGAAATTGATTCTTTCTATAATGGCCGGGGCTCTGGTCATAAGCGTCGCAGCTTGCAGCGCCGGGGCTCCGGGTGCGACCATCATCGCGTCGGAGGTACAGCGCGATACATCTCCGTCGGTTGCAGGCTCCGATATAACGGCGCTGGTCGATGGAAACAGCGAGTTCGCCTTCGACATGTTCCAGGAACTGAAAGAGCAGGACGGAAACCTGTTCTATTCGCCTTACAGCATCTCACTGGCGCTGGCCATGACCTATGCCGGCGCCCGCACCGAAACCGCAACCGAAATGGCGGACGTGTTTCATTTCACGCTGCCGCAGGAACAGATGCATCCGGCTTTCAACTGGCTGGACCTTGAGCTTATCAGCCGCGGTGAAACAGCCAAGGGGCAGGACGATGAGGGATTCCGCCTGCATATCGCCAACGCGATCTGGGGGCAGAAGGACTACACATTCCTGGATGGCTTCCTCGATACCCTTGGACTGAACTACGGCGCTGGTTTGCGTATCCTCGATTTCATCAACGAGCCGGAGCCGTCGCGCATCACCATCAACGACTGGGTCAGCGACGAGACGGAGGGCAAAATCGAGGATTTGATCCCTCAGGGTGTGATCGATTCCATGACGCGGCTGGTGCTGACGAACGCCATATATTTCAACGCGGCCTGGCTGAACCAGTTCTATAGCGAGTCGACCGGTGATGGGGAGTTCAATCTCATCGATGGCGTCAGCGTGACGGTGCCGATGATGGCGCAGTCCGAATCGTTCGCCTATGTGGACGGAGACGGCTATCAGGCGGTCGAAATGTTGTATAACGGCAGCGAGATGTCGATGGTTGTTCTGCTGCCGGACGGCGGCGAGTTCGAGTCGTTTGAGGACGGCCTGGATTCGGCATTTGTCGACCAGATCATAGCGAGCCTGGAATTCAGCGAGGTCGACCTTGTAATGCCCAGGTTCGAATACGAGTATGAGTGCGGCCTGTCCGATACTCTCGCCGGAATGGGCATGCCGACGGCGTTTTCTGAAGGCGCGGATTTCTCCGGCATGACGGGCAACTTCGATCTGTTCATCGGCGACGTGCTGCACAAGGCATATGTATCGGTGGACGAGGAGGGCACGGAGGCGGCGGCCGCTACGGCTGTGATAATGCAACTTACGGCGATGCCGGCGGAGCCGGTGCAGATGACCGTGGACCGTCCTTTCATCTTTCTTATCCGCGATATCGAGACGGGCACGATACTGTTCGTCGGCCGGGTCATGGATCCGAGCGCCTAG
- a CDS encoding tetratricopeptide repeat protein, which produces MNEPDVSPDEQQEEPRIRKSIAIFCALAVAASIIFALVVSFIPSDEHTSDDAKEYISLGMEAYYGGNYSDALSYLGQAITLDPDVALTYALRGEVYYMLDDMDDALSDFNKSIQLEPDNYVYYRSRGIVYFDLSEMDNALADFNQSISLEPDFAHAYYWRAKVYYNIGEMDEALADLNQSIQLDSDYAYAYQYRGMVYQSMGDNEQAIADFQMCLTLNPLDEVRQEVEGYLQELGVAP; this is translated from the coding sequence ATGAATGAACCTGATGTAAGTCCCGATGAGCAGCAGGAAGAGCCGAGGATTCGAAAATCTATAGCTATATTCTGTGCTCTGGCGGTAGCCGCATCCATCATTTTCGCTCTGGTGGTTTCGTTTATTCCATCGGATGAGCATACGTCCGATGACGCAAAAGAATACATATCTCTCGGGATGGAGGCTTATTACGGCGGCAACTATAGTGATGCGCTGTCTTATCTCGGTCAAGCCATAACGCTCGATCCCGATGTCGCTCTCACTTACGCGTTGCGCGGAGAGGTCTATTACATGCTGGATGATATGGATGATGCCCTATCCGACTTCAATAAATCGATACAGCTGGAGCCCGATAATTACGTTTACTACAGGTCGCGCGGTATAGTTTACTTTGATCTAAGCGAGATGGATAACGCTCTAGCCGACTTTAATCAATCAATAAGCCTCGAACCAGATTTTGCCCATGCCTATTACTGGCGCGCCAAGGTGTACTATAACATTGGCGAGATGGATGAGGCTCTGGCCGACCTGAATCAGTCCATACAGCTCGATTCCGATTATGCTTACGCGTATCAGTATCGAGGGATGGTCTATCAGTCGATGGGAGATAACGAACAGGCGATAGCCGATTTCCAGATGTGTCTTACATTGAACCCGCTTGATGAAGTAAGGCAGGAGGTCGAGGGGTATCTGCAGGAGCTGGGGGTTGCGCCGTAG
- a CDS encoding MaoC family dehydratase N-terminal domain-containing protein, with the protein MAEISNDIKAMIGIWSEPVVLEVEKGAIVRYCDAVGDDNPLYRYDEYARNTRYGGIVSPPGFFGWPVGGGNIEAGMARVVGAVAQAGMLRILDGGIELNFYAPVRAGDILVTYGKLADARMKETKQGGMVFLIIEQKYLNQNGVLVALARQTLICS; encoded by the coding sequence ATGGCGGAGATCAGTAATGACATCAAGGCGATGATCGGTATATGGTCGGAGCCTGTAGTGCTGGAGGTGGAGAAGGGGGCGATAGTGCGCTACTGTGACGCTGTCGGCGATGATAATCCCCTTTATCGCTATGACGAGTACGCCAGGAACACCAGGTATGGCGGCATCGTATCACCGCCCGGGTTTTTCGGCTGGCCGGTAGGCGGCGGCAACATCGAGGCGGGCATGGCCCGCGTCGTGGGCGCGGTGGCGCAGGCAGGAATGCTGCGCATACTCGACGGCGGCATCGAGCTCAACTTCTACGCGCCGGTACGCGCCGGCGATATACTGGTTACGTATGGAAAGCTGGCTGACGCCCGGATGAAGGAAACGAAGCAGGGCGGGATGGTTTTCCTTATTATCGAACAGAAATATCTTAATCAGAATGGCGTTCTGGTGGCCCTGGCCCGCCAGACGCTGATCTGCAGTTAG
- a CDS encoding HEAT repeat domain-containing protein, with protein MSLESYLKEIAEDSKELVISRLAKLSAITPGDLDLLKNQWPDIAVERRREIVGHLITLAEGDPQYDFNDIFMLGIGDDDETVRLRSIEGLWEYDDRSLIDPLIDILRSDSSEQVRAGAAVSLGKFALLYELGNLREKDGDRVEKSLIAAIRNDKETIEVRRRAVEAIAPLNLPVVTDIIGEAYKNADAFMKASALYAMGINCDPAWQPILIHELNNTDPEIRFEAVKACGEFEDAHALPQLLKLLNDPDTQVKVSVISALGKIGGDEAEAVLEECLKNPEDYIRDAANDALRELYFNRDPFSIDSL; from the coding sequence TTGTCTTTAGAGAGCTACCTGAAAGAAATAGCCGAAGATAGTAAAGAGCTGGTAATCTCCAGGCTTGCCAAGCTTTCCGCTATAACGCCCGGCGACCTTGATCTGCTCAAGAATCAGTGGCCCGATATCGCCGTGGAGCGCAGGAGGGAGATAGTCGGCCATCTCATCACGCTGGCAGAGGGGGATCCTCAGTACGATTTCAACGACATCTTCATGCTGGGCATCGGAGATGACGACGAAACGGTTCGGCTGAGATCGATAGAGGGACTGTGGGAATACGATGACCGATCTTTAATCGACCCTCTCATCGATATACTGCGTAGCGATTCAAGTGAACAGGTCAGGGCCGGCGCCGCGGTCTCGCTGGGCAAGTTCGCCCTGCTTTACGAGCTCGGCAATCTGCGCGAGAAGGACGGCGACAGGGTGGAGAAATCACTGATAGCCGCCATCCGCAACGACAAAGAAACGATCGAGGTGCGCAGACGCGCCGTGGAGGCCATCGCACCGTTAAACTTGCCCGTCGTGACCGACATCATAGGAGAAGCCTATAAGAACGCCGACGCGTTCATGAAGGCCAGCGCACTGTACGCCATGGGCATCAACTGCGATCCCGCCTGGCAGCCCATACTCATCCATGAGCTGAACAACACGGACCCCGAGATACGTTTCGAGGCCGTTAAAGCATGCGGCGAATTCGAGGACGCCCATGCGCTGCCGCAACTGCTCAAGCTTCTAAACGACCCTGACACCCAGGTCAAGGTGTCCGTCATCTCCGCCCTCGGTAAAATAGGCGGTGACGAGGCCGAGGCCGTCCTGGAAGAGTGCTTGAAAAATCCGGAAGACTACATCCGCGACGCGGCCAACGACGCGCTGCGCGAGCTATATTTCAATAGAGACCCGTTCTCAATAGATTCGTTATGA
- a CDS encoding GNAT family N-acetyltransferase gives MIAAHLIKGRKVVIRPKRISDASNDYIWRRDEELTRLDAAQMVRMPFSSFLLDYHDEISHESPRRRRFGIDTLDGQHIGNCMIYNIDTRKKEAEIGIMIGDRDYWDNGYGVDAVNTLVEHAFKTLNIDRIYLNTLEWNLRAQRCFRKCGFAPFKKQKRFSNTFIAMELLRDDWEKRESRNAENESPGNQDIAPGE, from the coding sequence ATGATTGCAGCCCATTTAATAAAAGGACGCAAGGTGGTAATCAGGCCCAAGCGCATCTCCGATGCGTCCAACGATTACATCTGGCGCCGTGACGAGGAGCTCACCAGACTGGACGCCGCCCAGATGGTGAGGATGCCTTTCTCCAGCTTCCTCCTCGATTATCATGATGAGATAAGCCACGAAAGCCCTCGCCGCCGCCGCTTCGGAATCGATACGCTGGACGGTCAGCATATCGGCAACTGCATGATATACAACATAGACACGCGGAAGAAAGAGGCGGAGATAGGCATCATGATCGGCGACCGCGATTACTGGGACAACGGCTACGGCGTCGACGCGGTCAACACACTGGTAGAGCATGCCTTCAAAACACTGAACATCGACAGGATATATCTGAACACCCTGGAGTGGAACCTGCGGGCGCAGCGGTGTTTCCGCAAATGCGGCTTCGCTCCCTTCAAAAAACAGAAGCGCTTCAGCAATACCTTTATAGCGATGGAGCTGCTCCGCGACGATTGGGAGAAGCGCGAATCGCGGAATGCTGAAAACGAGAGTCCCGGCAATCAAGACATTGCTCCGGGCGAATAA
- a CDS encoding UvrD-helicase domain-containing protein → MDILEGLNPAQREAVEAIDGPLLILAGPGSGKTRVIAHRVAYLIKVWGVRPRQIMAVTFTNKAAREMKERLYGLLGTSVNELTVGTFHAICAQILRRDGKHIGIDSNFVIYDDDDQMSLIKHVLQELDIDPKRSPPRVFLSAISSSKSRMTAPKDYVKSNYFEEVTGRVYQRYQELLTGSKALDFDDLLMKAVELFRKHPDVLEKYQKRYHYILVDEFQDTNVVQYMLAKQLAGKNRNICVVGDPDQSIYSWRSADIRNILSFEKDYPDAKVVYLEQNYRSTKVILDVAHSIISVNRKRKEKGLWTDNEEGLPVVVVETYNEQEEAQFVVSEVDKLVGQKKFKSGDIAVMYRTNAQSRAVEEAFIRYGMPYRLVGGTRFYERREVKDIIAYLRLIHNPYDSVSLSRVINVPPRGIGSRTTDQLDQMARERSMPVYAVLQMVSDDKSEQSLNSRTARSLTSFLEMLNELINAGREMNTVDLFDMILDRTGYKDHLYENPDGEDRWENILELRTVAEDYREMKPGEGLSALLENIALVTDTDSYNEKVNAVTLITLHAAKGLEFPVVFILGLEEGLLPHRKSLDDPDQMEEERRLCYVGITRAKQRVYMVRSFRRSSMGATSVNLPSRFLMDIPTHLRTTPRGDMGEGRLAAKKRSIAKAPAVEKPPLSAGEHVMHARFGEGVVVSCVPSGNDQELTIAFKGEGGLKRLLLSLAPLEKVE, encoded by the coding sequence GTGGACATTCTTGAAGGATTAAACCCCGCACAGCGAGAAGCTGTTGAAGCTATAGACGGGCCTCTATTGATACTGGCGGGCCCCGGCAGCGGCAAGACAAGGGTCATAGCGCACCGCGTTGCTTACCTCATCAAGGTGTGGGGCGTGCGCCCGCGCCAGATAATGGCTGTAACATTCACCAACAAGGCCGCCCGCGAGATGAAGGAGCGACTCTACGGTCTCCTCGGCACATCGGTCAACGAGCTCACTGTAGGAACTTTCCACGCGATTTGCGCCCAGATACTGAGGCGCGACGGCAAGCACATCGGCATCGATTCCAATTTCGTCATATACGACGATGACGACCAGATGAGCCTGATAAAACACGTCCTGCAGGAGCTGGACATCGATCCCAAGCGCTCCCCTCCCCGTGTCTTCCTATCCGCGATATCATCTTCCAAGAGCCGGATGACGGCGCCTAAAGATTATGTTAAGTCAAACTATTTCGAAGAGGTCACCGGCAGGGTCTACCAGCGCTATCAGGAGCTCCTCACCGGGAGCAAGGCGCTGGATTTTGACGACCTGCTTATGAAGGCCGTCGAGTTGTTCCGGAAACATCCGGATGTGCTGGAAAAATACCAGAAGCGCTATCACTATATACTCGTCGATGAGTTCCAGGATACCAATGTCGTACAGTACATGCTGGCCAAACAGCTGGCGGGGAAGAACCGCAACATCTGCGTCGTGGGCGATCCGGACCAGTCTATCTATTCATGGCGCTCCGCCGATATCCGTAACATCCTCAGCTTCGAGAAGGACTACCCTGACGCGAAGGTGGTCTACCTGGAACAGAACTATCGTTCCACCAAGGTTATACTCGATGTGGCGCACAGCATCATCTCGGTGAACCGCAAGCGCAAGGAAAAAGGATTGTGGACGGATAATGAGGAGGGCCTGCCTGTCGTCGTTGTTGAGACATACAATGAGCAGGAGGAGGCGCAGTTCGTGGTCAGCGAGGTCGATAAGCTGGTAGGCCAGAAGAAATTCAAGTCCGGCGATATCGCAGTCATGTACCGCACCAACGCCCAGTCGCGAGCAGTCGAGGAGGCTTTCATACGCTACGGCATGCCGTACAGGCTGGTGGGCGGCACGCGCTTCTACGAACGACGCGAGGTCAAAGATATCATCGCTTACCTCAGACTAATACACAATCCATATGACAGCGTCAGTCTCTCGCGCGTCATCAACGTGCCGCCTCGCGGCATCGGGTCGAGGACCACGGACCAGCTCGACCAGATGGCGCGGGAACGCTCGATGCCGGTATACGCCGTGCTGCAGATGGTATCGGATGACAAGAGCGAACAGTCGCTGAACAGCCGCACCGCCCGGTCGCTCACAAGCTTCCTCGAAATGTTGAACGAACTAATAAATGCCGGCCGCGAGATGAACACCGTAGACCTGTTCGATATGATATTAGACCGCACCGGCTATAAGGACCATCTTTATGAGAACCCGGACGGCGAGGACAGGTGGGAGAACATACTGGAGCTTCGCACCGTGGCCGAGGACTACCGGGAGATGAAGCCCGGGGAAGGGCTCTCCGCGCTGCTGGAGAACATTGCGCTGGTGACCGATACCGACAGCTATAACGAGAAGGTCAACGCGGTCACGCTGATAACGCTGCACGCCGCCAAGGGTCTGGAGTTCCCCGTCGTATTTATTCTGGGGCTGGAGGAGGGGCTTCTGCCCCACCGCAAGTCTCTGGATGACCCCGACCAGATGGAGGAGGAGCGCAGGCTGTGCTACGTCGGCATCACGCGGGCCAAGCAGCGGGTTTACATGGTGCGCTCATTCCGCCGCAGTTCTATGGGGGCCACGTCGGTCAATCTGCCATCGCGCTTCCTTATGGATATACCGACTCATCTGAGGACAACGCCGCGCGGCGATATGGGGGAGGGGCGGCTGGCGGCTAAGAAGCGTTCGATAGCCAAGGCGCCTGCTGTTGAGAAGCCGCCTCTCAGCGCCGGCGAACACGTAATGCACGCCAGGTTCGGGGAGGGCGTCGTGGTCAGCTGTGTGCCCAGCGGCAATGATCAGGAGCTGACCATCGCGTTCAAGGGGGAGGGCGGCCTCAAGCGGCTGCTGCTGAGCCTTGCGCCTCTGGAGAAGGTGGAATAG